The genomic region ttttattgtcTTATTCCAATTTGAGTTTGCTTATTGagattcattattactattattattattattattattattattattattattaggagttgaTCTGTTAAGAAAATACGGTAGAAGATTTTTGTTTTTGTGGCTGTTGTGAAGCACAAGGAAGGAACCTTATTTTCTAATCTGTACCATTGTCCAGCAGCAGGAGGGATGCTAAATGGATGACTCCACAGGCAGCTGCTGTAATACCAAATTTCCATCTCCCAATGCGTAGTTTTGAAGTTAAAAACAGGTCAGCTAAATGGAATATCTTGTAGGAGTATGATCATATTTTTACTTCCTGTTATGCTGTCGCCCCGGGTCTGAATATGATTGTAAATCTGCTTAATgtgattttattattttaattcctGTATGCAACACTTTGATTTCTGTTTGAAGGAATTTTTGCCATTTTTTGAACTAAGGGAACTTTCTATGTTGCAGGACAGCATCCGAGGATATTCAGGCTCTCAGATTAATAACAGCCATCAAAACCCCATATTTACCTGATGGAAGAATCGATCTAGAAGCCTACGATGGCTTGGTGAATATGCAGATACAAAATGGTGCAGAGGGCCTAATAGTCGGTGGCACGACTGGCGAAGGGCATCTCCTGCTCTGGGATGAACACATTATGCTCATTGGCCACACTGTTAATTGTTTCGGTGGATCGATAAAGGTCATAGGCAATACAGGAAGCAATTCTACAAGAGAAGCAATCCATGCAACGGAACAAGGTTTCGCCGTTGGCATGCATGCTGCACTCCAGATCAACCCGTATTACGGCAAAACATCAATTAAAGGAATGCTTTCACATTTTGAAAACGTGCTCCCTATGGGTCCCACAATAATATACAATGTCCCTTCAAGAGCCTGTCAAGACATTCCACCTCACGTCATCCACTTCATTTCGGGGAATCCGAATCTGGCCGGTGTTAAAGAATGCGTGGGAAACGATCGGGTTCGACAATATACTGACAGAGGAATCTTTGTCTGGAGCGGGAACGACGACGAATGTCATGATTCTAGGTGGGACCATGGTGCGACGGGTGTAATTTCGGTTACCAGCAATTTGGTTCCAGGGGCAATGAGAGAACTCATGTATGAAGGAAAGAATGGGATGCTCAATTCAAAGCTATTGCCTCTTATCAACTGGCTTTTCCAGGAGCCTAACCCAATTGGCTTGAACACGGCTCTTGCCCAACTCGGGGTGGTGAGGCCAATCTTCAGGTTGCCATATGAACCCCTCCCTTACGAGAAAAGGTTGGAGTTTGTCAATATCGTGAAGCAAATTGGACGGGAGAATTTTGTTGGGGACAAAGATGTCCAAGTGCTTGAGGATGTTGATTTCATCTCGCTAGCCCGTTAATTAACTGAATTCTATTTGTGTTTGCCCTCTAGTTTTCTTAATCTGATCTTTACTAGCTTTGGAACTGTTTCTCCTTTTTCCGAATTTTGAAGTTGTGAATGAGATTTCTCTTCAATGTTCATATTTGATTATTGCTCTTGTGATGTAGTATGATGTTTGCTTGCTGCTTGCCATCATTCCTGCCTGCATATTTTTGGGTCGTGAGCACTCTGGactcttaaatattcaaagattcATTCTTCAACGGCAATAATTCTTAGTCATTTAGATTGAAAAAAAGCTGTTTACTAGACTTGGTTAAGTTTCCCAAAATTTAAACCTTACATGATCATATTCCTAAAATCTGAAGCTAATCCAAGATCTACATATTGGAGAGATCAAATTTGTGTTCTCAATTTGCTAACATGATCACATTCCTAAAACTGAAGCTTGTTTGGCAAATTG from Rutidosis leptorrhynchoides isolate AG116_Rl617_1_P2 unplaced genomic scaffold, CSIRO_AGI_Rlap_v1 contig482, whole genome shotgun sequence harbors:
- the LOC139883957 gene encoding 4-hydroxy-tetrahydrodipicolinate synthase, chloroplastic-like isoform X2, with protein sequence MAALKSFGLSLKGTVFPWLRHDDHIYKRRDAKWMTPQAAAVIPNFHLPMRSFEVKNRTASEDIQALRLITAIKTPYLPDGRIDLEAYDGLVNMQIQNGAEGLIVGGTTGEGHLLLWDEHIMLIGHTVNCFGGSIKVIGNTGSNSTREAIHATEQGFAVGMHAALQINPYYGKTSIKGMLSHFENVLPMGPTIIYNVPSRACQDIPPHVIHFISGNPNLAGVKECVGNDRVRQYTDRGIFVWSGNDDECHDSRWDHGATGVISVTSNLVPGAMRELMYEGKNGMLNSKLLPLINWLFQEPNPIGLNTALAQLGVVRPIFRLPYEPLPYEKRLEFVNIVKQIGRENFVGDKDVQVLEDVDFISLAR
- the LOC139883957 gene encoding 4-hydroxy-tetrahydrodipicolinate synthase, chloroplastic-like isoform X1, with the translated sequence MAALKSFGLSLKGTVFPWLRHDDHIYKSRRDAKWMTPQAAAVIPNFHLPMRSFEVKNRTASEDIQALRLITAIKTPYLPDGRIDLEAYDGLVNMQIQNGAEGLIVGGTTGEGHLLLWDEHIMLIGHTVNCFGGSIKVIGNTGSNSTREAIHATEQGFAVGMHAALQINPYYGKTSIKGMLSHFENVLPMGPTIIYNVPSRACQDIPPHVIHFISGNPNLAGVKECVGNDRVRQYTDRGIFVWSGNDDECHDSRWDHGATGVISVTSNLVPGAMRELMYEGKNGMLNSKLLPLINWLFQEPNPIGLNTALAQLGVVRPIFRLPYEPLPYEKRLEFVNIVKQIGRENFVGDKDVQVLEDVDFISLAR